Genomic DNA from Desulfurivibrio alkaliphilus AHT 2:
ATTGATCGACTTTAAGCCCTGTTTGGCCAGGTAGGCGGCAATGCCCTCGACTATTTCTTCCGTGGCCCCGGGGTTAACGAAATTGGCCGTTCCCACCTGCACCGCATGTGCTCCCGCAACGATAAACTCCAGGGCATCCTCGGCGGTCATAATGCCGCCAATGCCAATGACTGGAATCTTTACCGCCTGGGCTGCCTGCCAGACCATCCGCAGGGCCACCGGCTTGATGGCCGGACCGGAAAGCCCCCCCACCACATTGGCCAGTCTGGGGCGACGACCGGCCAGATCAATGGCCATGCCCAGCAAGGTATTGATCAGGGAAACGGCATCGGCCCCGGACTCGGCCACGCTTCTGGCCATCAGTTGGATATCGGTAACATTGGGTGAAAGTTTGATGATTAACGGCAGCTTGCTGGCTCGGCGCACGGCTGCGGTGACGGCAGAGGCCATCAGCGGATCGGTGCCAAAGGCCACACCGCCTTCTTTGACGTTGGGACAGGAGATATTGACCTCCAGGGCAGTGACCCCCTCGATTCCGTCCAGGCGCCTGGCCAATTGCGCGTATTCATCCACCGTGTTGCCGAGAATGTTGACCACCACGGTGGCTCCCAACTCAACCAGCCACGGCAACTTTTCATGCAGGAAGGCCTCCACCCCAACATTCTCCAGGCCAATGGCGTTAAGCATTCCGCAGGGCGTTTCCACCACCCGGGGCGGCGGATTACCCGCCCGGGGCAGCAAGGAGACACCCTTGACCACCACCGCCCCCAGGCGGCTTACATTGACGAAATCCTCGAATTCGCGGCCATAGCCAAAGGTACCAGAGGCGGTCATTACCGGGTTGCGGAAGGTGCACCCGGCTATTTCTACTTGCAGATCAACGTCAGTTTCCACCGTCATGGTCACCTTACTCCCAGCTAATGTCTGCGGCGTTGAACACCGGCCCATCTTTGCAAACGTGAAAATACCGCTCTCTTTGACCACTGCCGGCCACAGCGCAACCCAGGCAGGCAGAAAAACCGCAGGCCATCATGGTTTCCAGCGAGACCTGGCAACTCCAGTCCCGCTCTCGGCAGCGCTGAGCCACCGCCGCCATCATCGGCCAGGGGCCACAGCAAAAGACCTGGCGGAGCTTGCCATCTTTGCCCCACTCTTTTTCGATCAGCTCCGGCACCAGTCCATGGTGCCCCAGTGACCCATCGTCGGTGGCCACTCGGGGCTCAATCTTCAGGGGGCCAAAATCGATCAGCAACTGCTCTAATTCCTGCTTGGCACGAGCCCCCAGTAAAACATCCAGGCCAAATTCCGGCAAACGACGCTGGATTTCGCGGGCCAGGAAGAACAGCGGGGCCACGCCCATCCCGCCGCCAATCAGCCCCAGGCGAGCTCCCGCCCGCGGCGCTGCCAGGTCAAAACCCCGCCCCAACGGCCCCACTATCCCCAGTGGTTCACCGGCGCCCAGGGCCGCCAGTTTCCTGGTCCCTTCGCCAAGTACCTTGAACAAGACTTGAATTCGCCCGTGGGGGAAAGTCTGGTGCAACGAAAAGGGGCGGCTCAAAAGAGGGTCCAGCCCTCTACCGGAGCGCAGCATGACAAATTGTCCCGGTTGCCCTGCCGCCGCTATTTCGGGAGCCAGAATGGTCAACCGGCATATTGCCGGGCCGAGAGACTCGTTTTTCTCCACTGTTGCCAAAAACTGTCCGGGCATTTTTCTGCGCCTCGTAAGGAGTATTGCAATGATTTCTTAAAGTTGCCCAAAGCGACCTGTGGCCAACCGTTAGTCAAAAGACCATGCTCACAGGCTTTTTCAACGGACTGCTCAACAACCATGCCCAGGGAGCATGGTGTCAATCATCCGGAGCCGGGCCAGGTCCATTCAGCCGCTGTTATTACTACTTGCTATCGGGTTGCAACAAGCCGATTAAACGCTCCAGATCATCCGGCGAGTAGTATTCTATCTCCAGCTTGCCCCGTTTGCCGTTTTGCACAATTTTCACCCGGGTGTCGTAGTTTCGCCCCAACTCGGCCGCCAGAGCCCGGCAATATGATTCCGGCAGGCCATGGCTGGACGATCGATTACTTTTGCCCCCGCCGGCACTGCTTCTTTTTTTGCGCCGCCGTGCCGCCTCTTCCGCCTGGCGGACACTCAACCCTTTGCTGATGATCTCATCCCGCAACTGCCGCATCTGCTGCTCGTCCTGCAAGCCCAGCAGCACACGGGCATGCCCCATGCTGATACGCTCGGCCGCCAGGTCGTCTTTGGCAAAATCAGGCAGTTGATTGATGCGCAGAGCGTTGGCCACGGTGGAACGCTCCTTGCCCACCCGCCGGGCCACCTCTTCCTGGGTCAAGCCATACTCCTGGACCAGGCGGAGATAGGCCTCGGCCTCTTCCAGGGGGTTAAGGTCCTGGCGCTGAATATTTTCCACCAGGGCCAACTCCAGTTGATCCTGGGGGGAGACATCTTTAATTAACACCGGCACTTCGGCCAGGCCTGCCAGCCCAGCCGCCCGCCAGCGTCGCTCCCCGGCGATAATTTCGTAACGCTCGTCGTCCAGCCGGCGCACCACCAGGGGCAGCAACACCCCTTTTTCGCGGATCGACTCCGCCAACTGCGCCAGGGCGCCATCGTCAACCTTCTTTCTGGGCTGATGGGGGTTGGGCACAATGGCCTGCAGCGGGCAAACCAGATACGGCCTTTTCCCGTCTTCATCATGGGATGGCAGCAGGGCCCCCAACCCTTTGCCCAGAGGATTTCTTTTTACCATTGCTCTTGCCCTCTCGGTTCCTTGGCAAGCAACGAGGGGGCTCCCCTGATGCCTGCTCTTTTGCAGTACAAGCTTTATGCCCGGCACCCTTCTGCCGGTCTCCCGGCCAAGCGGTTAACCATGTTCAGGATTTTTTTTGGTGCCGCAGAAACTCTTTCGCCAGTTGCAGGTAACTGACGGCCCCGCTGGAGCGCCGGTCATACAGCAGGGCCGGCTTACCGTAGCTGGGCGCCTCACTTAGCCTGACGTTGCGCGGGATCACAGTCTTGTACAGCCGTCCCTTGAAGTGCTCGTTGACCTCCGAGGCAACCTGATGCGTCAAGCGGTTGCGGCCGTCAAACATGGTCAGCAAAACCCCCTCGATAACCAGGCGTTCATTGTAGGAGTTTTTGACCAAGCGAATGGTTCTAACCAGTTGGCTCAAACCTTCCAGGGCAAAATACTCGCACTGCAGCGGGATAATCACCGAGTCCGCGGCGGTAAGGGCATTGATGGTCAACAACCCCAGCGACGGTGGGCAATCTACGAAAACATAATCGTACTCGTCCATCACCGGGTCCAACAGGTTTTCCAGGTAGCGTTCCCGCTTGCTGGCGCCCATCAGCTCCACTTCAACCCCGATCAGATCGATACGGCTTGGCAGCACCCCCAGCTTCCCTTTCAGGTCGGCCACCGTCACGATGGCCTCCCGGGCTGGAACGCCATCCAGCAGACAGTGATAAAGGTGCAGCGCCTCTTCCTCCCCCCCCTGAGAGGACTGCTTATCCCACCCCAAGCCGCTGGAGGCATTTCCCTGGGGGTCCGAGTCCACCACCAGTACCCTCTTGCCCAGCGCGGCCACCGAAGCGGCGAGGTTGATGGCGGTGGTGGTTTTCCCCACCCCCCCTTTCTGGTTTGCCATGGCCACCACCTTGGCCCGCCGTTCATTGAGCACCATTCCGCGCACCCCCATGTGGTAAAATTCAGGCACCCCGCAACCACTTAACCCGTTGACCCATGTGGTCAACCGCAAGCCTCAAACAGCACCGCGGCGCGGCCACAGGCCCGTTAAACCGGCAAGTTATCAGCCCCAGTGCATGCCAACAGTCGCAGCGGCTCAACCCCCTGCCATTGCCGATGGCCTACAGGTCATTAATACCCTGCTTTGGCAACTCGCACAACAGACACTTTAGGCGCTGTTTCACGTGAAACAAAGCAATTAACAATACAACATCAACCCGATATAGATATCACCAAACAGGTTTGGCAAAAAAATTAATCGTTTTGGGAGAGTCGATACATGGCCAGCAGCAGCTCAGTGGTTCGCACCAGAGCAGTGAGGGTTACAGACTCATCGGTGGTGTGAACATCGGTCATGCCGGTGCCTAAAATGGCGGTGGGGAAACCGTGGGCGGAAAAAATGTTGGCATCGCTGCCACCACCGGCCACGGTAAATTCCAGACGACGGCGCAACTGGTCAGCTGCCTGGCGCAAACGCTGCAACACCGGGTCGCCCTGCTTCAGCTTCATGGCCGGAAACTGCTCTTCAATGGTGAACGAAAACTCGGCCGCCCCACGCGGAGGTCCGGAAGTGGGCGCGAGGCTGCCGTACTTGCTGACGGTGCGGTGAAAAACATCTTTAATATGCTGTGTATGGTGGGCAAGCTTGTCGGGATCATGGCTGCGCACCTCGCCCTCCATGGTCACCAGATCGGGTACGATATTGGTGGCCTTGCCACCGGCAATCACCCCGATATTGGCGGTACTCTCATCATCCAGGCGCCCCAGGGATAAATCGGCCAGAGCGCGTGAGGCCAGTTGAATGGCGTTGATCCCGGTTTCAGGATGGAGCCCGGCATGGGCTGCCAGACCATGTACTCGCGCGGTAAAGTGATTGGCGGCGGGCGCAGCCACCACCGCCAAGTCGAAACCGGCACTGTCCAGGGCATAGCCGGTGTCGGCCCGCAGCAGAGAGAAATCAAAGTTCTTGGCCCCCAGCAGGCCAATTTCTTCGCAGGTGGTAAAAACAAACTCTAAAGGGGACCACAGAAGGCCATCTTCTTTAAGCGAGCGAGCCATCTCAACCAGCATGGCAATCCCCGCCTTGTCATCGGCCCCCAAAACCGTGGCCCCGGCGCTGGTGAAGGTTTCCCCCTGGCGGCGCACCTTAACCCCGCAGGCCGGCTCCACCACATCAAGGTGACAGTTGCAGAAAAAAGGGGGCAGCCCCCCTCGCCGGCCGGGAATCCTGATCACCAGATTGCCGGTGTCGGAGCCGGTGAAAGGGGCAGAATTATCTTCAAGGATTTCCGCGTTAAACTCGGTGGCAAACAATCCCTTCAAAAAAGCAGCCACCCTCCCTTCCTGCCGCGAAGGGCTGTCTATTTCACACAGGCGAACAAAGATTTCCGCCAGGCGTTCCGGTTGCAGAGACATCAATTTCTCCCTGGTATAGCGGTTTATAGCTGATGAAACAGTTGTTGGCAGTCGACGACATGACGACCAACACATCAGCCAGCTAAAGCGTTATCGCCCAACATGCCCTGTGGCTGCACAGGGCCCAAAAACAAAGAGCGTATGCAACAAAAGTACACTTGCTTTATACGAATAGGCGAGGCTGACCAAGAGCGGCGCCGACCGGTCGATTTTAAAAAAAGCATGGTTTTTTCAACAGACAAATAGGCACAAGCAAAACCGGGTGCCATTATACTACAATGAAGTTGGCTGACGGCAAAGCAGGAAAACCGCACTTATTGCTTGGCCACCACCCTGCCGGGGCAAAGCTCCCGCCATGCGCTACCAAAAGCTGGGTTACGGCCGTCGGATTAGCTTGACGAATCCATTAACAGCATGGATTTGTCACTTGCCGTAACGACCAGGAGAAGGCTATGATGCTAAAACAGCAAAAATTAGCCGCCGGCCACGCGCCGGCCACGCTTGCAAGCAAATACCAAAACTTAGGAGAGTGCAAAATGGCTGTATTCAAATGCGAAAAATGTGGCGCCACCAAAGAGGGACGATGCAAACCCAAAAAATGCCCGCAGTGCGGCGAATTGGGCTGCATGCTGAAGAATGAGGCCGCCGCCCCGGCCAAAAAATGCGGCGGCGGTTGCAAGAGCAAAAAGTAACATCATAGCTGGGGAGACCGCAGGGCTTTGAGCGAAAACGTCTTCACCATCTGCCCATACTGCGGCTGCGGCTGCGGGCTGTACCTGCGCCGTGAAGGCGAGCAGATAACCGGGGTGCTCCCCAGCCGCCGGCATCCGGTTTCCCGGGGCAACCTGTGCGTTAAGGGGTGGCAGTTGCCGGAGATCATCAGCCACCCCGAGCGCCTCACCTCTCCCCTTATGCGCCAAAACGGCCGGCTGGTGCCGGTGAGCTGGGATGAGGCCCTGGACTTCTGCGCCGCCGAGTTGGGTCGCGTCGGCGCCGGGCACGGGCCCTCGGCCCTGGGGGTGTTGGCCTCGGCCAAGTGCACCAGCGAGGAGAATTACCTGCTGCAGAAATTCACCCGGGCGGTGCTCAAGACCAACAACATCGATCACTGCGCCCGGCTCTGACACGCCCCCACGGTGGCCGGTCTGGCCACCACCTTCGGCAGCGGGGCGATGACCAATTCCATCAACGAAATCGAGGGCGCCGAGGTTATCCTGATCTCCGGCTCCAACACCACCGAGGCCCACCCCCAAGTGGCGCGACGGATTTATGCCGCCAGGGATCGCGGCGCCAAGGTGATCGTCATCGACCCGCGTTACACCACCATCGCCCGGCTGGCCGACCTGCACCTGGACCTCAGGCCCGGCAGCGACATCCCGCTGATCAACGGCCTGATGAAGATCATCCTCGATGAAAACCTGGCCGACGACCTGTTCATCGAACTGCGCACGGAAAATTTCTTCGCCCTGCGGGATTACCTTTATCGGCTGGACCTGGAAGAAGTTTACCGGCAGACCGGCCTTACCGCCGAAAAGCTGCGCCAGGCCGCCCTGCTTTACGGCCGGGCCGGCAAGGCGGTGATCTGCTACTGCCTGGGGGTTACCCAGCATGTCTGCGGCACGGCCAACGTCGAGGCCCTGGCCAACCTGGCCATGCTCACCGGCAACGTGGAAAAGGAAGAGGCCGGGGTGGACCCGCTGCGGGGTCAGAACAACGTGCAGGGGGCCTGCGACATGGGAGCCCTGCCGGGAATGTTGCCGGGCTACCAGCCGGTGACCGACGCGACGGCCAGGCAGC
This window encodes:
- a CDS encoding dihydroorotate dehydrogenase; this encodes MTVETDVDLQVEIAGCTFRNPVMTASGTFGYGREFEDFVNVSRLGAVVVKGVSLLPRAGNPPPRVVETPCGMLNAIGLENVGVEAFLHEKLPWLVELGATVVVNILGNTVDEYAQLARRLDGIEGVTALEVNISCPNVKEGGVAFGTDPLMASAVTAAVRRASKLPLIIKLSPNVTDIQLMARSVAESGADAVSLINTLLGMAIDLAGRRPRLANVVGGLSGPAIKPVALRMVWQAAQAVKIPVIGIGGIMTAEDALEFIVAGAHAVQVGTANFVNPGATEEIVEGIAAYLAKQGLKSINQLRNTLIT
- a CDS encoding dihydroorotate dehydrogenase electron transfer subunit, with the protein product MPGQFLATVEKNESLGPAICRLTILAPEIAAAGQPGQFVMLRSGRGLDPLLSRPFSLHQTFPHGRIQVLFKVLGEGTRKLAALGAGEPLGIVGPLGRGFDLAAPRAGARLGLIGGGMGVAPLFFLAREIQRRLPEFGLDVLLGARAKQELEQLLIDFGPLKIEPRVATDDGSLGHHGLVPELIEKEWGKDGKLRQVFCCGPWPMMAAVAQRCRERDWSCQVSLETMMACGFSACLGCAVAGSGQRERYFHVCKDGPVFNAADISWE
- a CDS encoding ParB/RepB/Spo0J family partition protein — its product is MVKRNPLGKGLGALLPSHDEDGKRPYLVCPLQAIVPNPHQPRKKVDDGALAQLAESIREKGVLLPLVVRRLDDERYEIIAGERRWRAAGLAGLAEVPVLIKDVSPQDQLELALVENIQRQDLNPLEEAEAYLRLVQEYGLTQEEVARRVGKERSTVANALRINQLPDFAKDDLAAERISMGHARVLLGLQDEQQMRQLRDEIISKGLSVRQAEEAARRRKKRSSAGGGKSNRSSSHGLPESYCRALAAELGRNYDTRVKIVQNGKRGKLEIEYYSPDDLERLIGLLQPDSK
- a CDS encoding ParA family protein — protein: MVLNERRAKVVAMANQKGGVGKTTTAINLAASVAALGKRVLVVDSDPQGNASSGLGWDKQSSQGGEEEALHLYHCLLDGVPAREAIVTVADLKGKLGVLPSRIDLIGVEVELMGASKRERYLENLLDPVMDEYDYVFVDCPPSLGLLTINALTAADSVIIPLQCEYFALEGLSQLVRTIRLVKNSYNERLVIEGVLLTMFDGRNRLTHQVASEVNEHFKGRLYKTVIPRNVRLSEAPSYGKPALLYDRRSSGAVSYLQLAKEFLRHQKKS
- a CDS encoding M20/M25/M40 family metallo-hydrolase, which translates into the protein MSLQPERLAEIFVRLCEIDSPSRQEGRVAAFLKGLFATEFNAEILEDNSAPFTGSDTGNLVIRIPGRRGGLPPFFCNCHLDVVEPACGVKVRRQGETFTSAGATVLGADDKAGIAMLVEMARSLKEDGLLWSPLEFVFTTCEEIGLLGAKNFDFSLLRADTGYALDSAGFDLAVVAAPAANHFTARVHGLAAHAGLHPETGINAIQLASRALADLSLGRLDDESTANIGVIAGGKATNIVPDLVTMEGEVRSHDPDKLAHHTQHIKDVFHRTVSKYGSLAPTSGPPRGAAEFSFTIEEQFPAMKLKQGDPVLQRLRQAADQLRRRLEFTVAGGGSDANIFSAHGFPTAILGTGMTDVHTTDESVTLTALVRTTELLLAMYRLSQND
- a CDS encoding RCKP-type rubredoxin-like domain-containing protein, giving the protein MMLKQQKLAAGHAPATLASKYQNLGECKMAVFKCEKCGATKEGRCKPKKCPQCGELGCMLKNEAAAPAKKCGGGCKSKK